The proteins below are encoded in one region of Brassica napus cultivar Da-Ae chromosome A6, Da-Ae, whole genome shotgun sequence:
- the LOC106349529 gene encoding photosynthetic NDH subunit of subcomplex B 2, chloroplastic isoform X2: MASLFSFSSLLQPKVSFTSPLKPKAVKTSTSAPQTQTITEGLEEKFGRKGIKFSEPNMVELKVRNGSSLKLSLADAHVVSYQPKVFWKDDGFEEVLYTVEDGNKTRGGVGLVIINEEEASSVLSGCNWTVKDTDSDAIDALQIELSCTAGFLDITYIVSLYPVSIATAVVVKNNGRKPVSLKPGIISSLRFKKRSGAGIQGLKGCSYCPTPPLSSPFELLSPSDAMKADSSGWFGSEDGEKPGVWAVEDSMITLLEKKMSRVYAAPPAERLKAVYNTPPSKFETIDQYGQFGLTFNAAFGFRTNHPRISDMLDAKWTRIVLQDDKDGVRRHVRGIPRINVGQVWEATLFCVHRSCIHARSH; the protein is encoded by the exons ATggcttctcttttttctttttcttctctccttCAACCAAAAGTCTCTTTTACTTCTCCCCTTAAACCAAAAGCTGTAAAGACTTCGACTTCAGCTCCTCAGACCCAGACAATAACTGAAGGGCTTGAAGAAAAATTCGGACGAAAAGGCATAAAGTTCTCGGAACCAAACATGGTCGAGCTTAAGGTCAGAAACGGAAGCTCTTTAAAGCTGAGTCTAGCAGATGCTCATGTTGTTTCATATCAACCAAAAGTGTTCTGGAAAGACGACGGATTCGAGGAAGTCCTTTACACAGTAGAGGACGGTAATAAAACAAGAGGCGGGGTTGGTCTAGTTATCataaacgaagaagaagcttcttCCGTACTATCAGGTTGTAATTGGACTGTTAAGGACACTGATTCAGACGCCATTGATGCTCTTCAG ATTGAACTGAGCTGTACAGCGGGGTTTCTTGACATAACCTACATCGTCTCTCTCTATCCAGTAAGCATAGCAACAGCAGTGGTGGTGAAGAACAACGGTCGCAAACCGGTTTCCCTTAAACCGGGGATTATAAGTTCCTTGAGATTCAAGAAACGGAGTGGTGCTGGAATCCAAGGGCTTAAGGGCTGCTCCTATTGCCCCACTCCTCCACTATCTTCGCCTTTCGAGCTATTGTCTCCTTCTGATGCAATGAAGGCGGACTCTTCCGGGTGGTTTGGGTCAGAAGATGGGGAAAAACCGGGGGTTTGGGCAGTTGAAGACTCTATGATTACACTTCTTGAGAAGAAGATGAGTAGAGTCTATGCTGCCCCTCCGGCTGAGAGACTAAAGGCCGTCTATAACACTCCGCCTTCTAAATTTGAAACCATTGATCAG TATGGTCAATTTGGCCTCACGTTTAATGCTGCATTTGGATTCAGAACCAATCATCCAAGAATATCAGATATGTTGGATGCAAAAT GGACGAGGATTGTTCTTCAGGATGATAAGGATGGGGTTCGAAGACATGTACGTGGGATCCCCAGGATCAATGTGGGACAAGTTTGGGAAGCAACATTATTTTGTGTGCACCGGTCCTGCATCCATGCTCGTTCCCATTGA
- the LOC106349529 gene encoding photosynthetic NDH subunit of subcomplex B 2, chloroplastic isoform X1, with protein sequence MASLFSFSSLLQPKVSFTSPLKPKAVKTSTSAPQTQTITEGLEEKFGRKGIKFSEPNMVELKVRNGSSLKLSLADAHVVSYQPKVFWKDDGFEEVLYTVEDGNKTRGGVGLVIINEEEASSVLSGCNWTVKDTDSDAIDALQIELSCTAGFLDITYIVSLYPVSIATAVVVKNNGRKPVSLKPGIISSLRFKKRSGAGIQGLKGCSYCPTPPLSSPFELLSPSDAMKADSSGWFGSEDGEKPGVWAVEDSMITLLEKKMSRVYAAPPAERLKAVYNTPPSKFETIDQGRGLFFRMIRMGFEDMYVGSPGSMWDKFGKQHYFVCTGPASMLVPIDVGAGETWRGAMVIEHDNL encoded by the exons ATggcttctcttttttctttttcttctctccttCAACCAAAAGTCTCTTTTACTTCTCCCCTTAAACCAAAAGCTGTAAAGACTTCGACTTCAGCTCCTCAGACCCAGACAATAACTGAAGGGCTTGAAGAAAAATTCGGACGAAAAGGCATAAAGTTCTCGGAACCAAACATGGTCGAGCTTAAGGTCAGAAACGGAAGCTCTTTAAAGCTGAGTCTAGCAGATGCTCATGTTGTTTCATATCAACCAAAAGTGTTCTGGAAAGACGACGGATTCGAGGAAGTCCTTTACACAGTAGAGGACGGTAATAAAACAAGAGGCGGGGTTGGTCTAGTTATCataaacgaagaagaagcttcttCCGTACTATCAGGTTGTAATTGGACTGTTAAGGACACTGATTCAGACGCCATTGATGCTCTTCAG ATTGAACTGAGCTGTACAGCGGGGTTTCTTGACATAACCTACATCGTCTCTCTCTATCCAGTAAGCATAGCAACAGCAGTGGTGGTGAAGAACAACGGTCGCAAACCGGTTTCCCTTAAACCGGGGATTATAAGTTCCTTGAGATTCAAGAAACGGAGTGGTGCTGGAATCCAAGGGCTTAAGGGCTGCTCCTATTGCCCCACTCCTCCACTATCTTCGCCTTTCGAGCTATTGTCTCCTTCTGATGCAATGAAGGCGGACTCTTCCGGGTGGTTTGGGTCAGAAGATGGGGAAAAACCGGGGGTTTGGGCAGTTGAAGACTCTATGATTACACTTCTTGAGAAGAAGATGAGTAGAGTCTATGCTGCCCCTCCGGCTGAGAGACTAAAGGCCGTCTATAACACTCCGCCTTCTAAATTTGAAACCATTGATCAG GGACGAGGATTGTTCTTCAGGATGATAAGGATGGGGTTCGAAGACATGTACGTGGGATCCCCAGGATCAATGTGGGACAAGTTTGGGAAGCAACATTATTTTGTGTGCACCGGTCCTGCATCCATGCTCGTTCCCATTGATGTTGGTGCCGGTGAAACCTGGAGAGGAGCAATGGTAATTGAGCATGATAATTTGTAA
- the LOC106349533 gene encoding 7-methyl-GTP pyrophosphatase isoform X1, whose amino-acid sequence MESDRPPHFKVILGSSSIARRSILTDMGYQFTLMSADIDEKSIRKEKPEELVLALAEAKAEAIVQRIPDDVEDKPTLLVTCDQVVVYEDAVREKPSSVVEAREYIRSYSKGHTATVSSVVVTNLNTGFRKGGVDRVEIYFNEISEEIIEKLIEEGMVLRVAGALLIEHPLILPCIKQVVGTTDSVMGLPKELTEKLMKEVLSTT is encoded by the exons ATGGAATCAGATCGTCCTCCTCACTTCAAG GTAATTTTGGGATCTTCTTCGATTGCAAGACGGAGTATATTAACAGATATGGGATACCAATTCACACTAATG agtGCTGATATTGATGAGAAGAGCATCCGTAAAGAGAAACCTGAAGAGTTGGTTTTAGCTTTAGCTGAGGCAAAG GCTGAAGCAATCGTGCAGCGGATCCCTGATGATGTCGAGGATAAACCGACCTTACTCGTTACTTGTGACCAA GTTGTGGTCTATGAAGATGCCGTCAGAGAGAAACCATCGAGTGTGGTAGAAGCAAGGGAATACATACGAA GCTATTCTAAGGGACACACCGCAACAGTGAGTTCTGTGGTTGTCACTAATCTCAACACAGGATTCAGAAAAGGAGGCGTCGATAGAGTGGAG ATCTACTTCAACGAAATATCAGAGGAGATTATTGAGAAACTG ATTGAGGAAGGCATGGTGCTTAGGGTTGCTGGTGCACTCCTAATCGAGCATCCTCTAATATTGCCATGCATCAAACAAGTG GTTGGAACAACGGATAGCGTGATGGGTCTGCCCAAAGAATTGACTGAGAAACTTATGAAGGAAGTATTGTCAACCACTTAG
- the LOC106349533 gene encoding 7-methyl-GTP pyrophosphatase isoform X2 yields the protein MESDRPPHFKVILGSSSIARRSILTDMGYQFTLMAEAIVQRIPDDVEDKPTLLVTCDQVVVYEDAVREKPSSVVEAREYIRSYSKGHTATVSSVVVTNLNTGFRKGGVDRVEIYFNEISEEIIEKLIEEGMVLRVAGALLIEHPLILPCIKQVVGTTDSVMGLPKELTEKLMKEVLSTT from the exons ATGGAATCAGATCGTCCTCCTCACTTCAAG GTAATTTTGGGATCTTCTTCGATTGCAAGACGGAGTATATTAACAGATATGGGATACCAATTCACACTAATG GCTGAAGCAATCGTGCAGCGGATCCCTGATGATGTCGAGGATAAACCGACCTTACTCGTTACTTGTGACCAA GTTGTGGTCTATGAAGATGCCGTCAGAGAGAAACCATCGAGTGTGGTAGAAGCAAGGGAATACATACGAA GCTATTCTAAGGGACACACCGCAACAGTGAGTTCTGTGGTTGTCACTAATCTCAACACAGGATTCAGAAAAGGAGGCGTCGATAGAGTGGAG ATCTACTTCAACGAAATATCAGAGGAGATTATTGAGAAACTG ATTGAGGAAGGCATGGTGCTTAGGGTTGCTGGTGCACTCCTAATCGAGCATCCTCTAATATTGCCATGCATCAAACAAGTG GTTGGAACAACGGATAGCGTGATGGGTCTGCCCAAAGAATTGACTGAGAAACTTATGAAGGAAGTATTGTCAACCACTTAG
- the LOC106349532 gene encoding putative S-adenosyl-L-methionine-dependent methyltransferase MMAR_1068: MSKIENKKQEEEEEESSTTTNTMAWPDIEEELVIPELLHSEGVKKLHMSIQNEWDYLQKSACQTAAGRALWKHVIHDPLAHLFAGETHLRNLHTKIQRDRLNNAREVSGVILAVRTLWFDTRIQAALDSFDNDATQVVLLGAGMDARSYRLNCLNKSDVFEVDFPDVLQTKTSLVQAAVSSREELKMTAKSLIDVATDIRDKDWFENLKKSGFVPEINTVWVLEGILYYLSHTEAMQVLNLIAEKCKVTSTVLLADFMNKPSASLPNSVFHFYSDWPDQLLPSLGFSHVKLSQIGDPDANFGLLHNPLNLFNKLLRLPRTAQIHPDDGTPCCRLYLVEASGSPPPDKSITNNVSL; encoded by the exons atgtctaaaatagaaaacaaaaagcaagaagaagaagaagaagaatcatcaACTACAACCAATACTATGGCATGGCCGGATATTGAAGAAGAACTCGTGATACCTGAGCTTTTACATAGCGAAGGCGTGAAGAAACTTCACATGAGCATTCAAAACGAGTGGGATTACCTTCAGAAGTCTGCGTGCCAAACTGCTGCAGGAAGAGCTCTTTGGAAACATGTCATTCACGATCCTCTCGCTCACTTGTTTGCTGGAGAGACACATTTGAGAAACTTACACACAAAGATTCAGCGAGACAGGCTCAACAATGCTCGAGAGGTCTCTGGTGTGATTCTAGCCGTTCGAACCCTTTGGTTTGATACTAGGATCCAAGCTGCTCTAGACTCTTTCGACAATGATGCAACACAAGTTGTTCTACTTGGTGCAG GAATGGATGCAAGATCATACAGACTAAACTGCTTGAACAAAAGTGATGTATTCGAAGTGGACTTCCCCGATGTCTTGCAAACCAAAACGAGCCTGGTCCAAGCTGCAGTAAGTTCAAGAGAGGAGCTTAAGATGACGGCCAAATCATTAATCGACGTAGCAACTGATATCAGAGACAAGGACTGGTTTGAAAACCTTAAGAAATCAGGTTTTGTGCCAGAGATTAACACTGTATGGGTTCTTGAAGGCATTCTCTATTACCTGTCTCACACAGAGGCGATGCAAGTACTGAATCTCATAGCTGAGAAATGTAAAGTAACCAGCACGGTTCTCTTGGCGGATTTCATGAACAAACCGTCTGCTTCTCTCCCCAACTCTGTGTTCCACTTTTACAGTGACTGGCCTGATCAGCTCTTACCATCCTTGGGGTTCTCTCATGTCAAGCTTTCACAGATTGGTGATCCAGATGCGAATTTCGGTTTGCTGCACAATCCACTCAATCTCTTTAACAAACTTCTTCGCCTGCCAAGGACTGCACAGATCCATCCAGACGATGGAACGCCGTGCTGCCGCTTGTATTTGGTCGAGGCTTCTGGTTCACCTCCTCCAGATAAATCCATAACGAACAATGTGAGCTTGTAA